One genomic segment of Arthrobacter sp. JZ12 includes these proteins:
- a CDS encoding L-ribulose-5-phosphate 4-epimerase: MSSFSDFSDRELDAINAVRTDVARLHGELVRYNLVVWTGGNVSGRVPGMDLFVIKPSGVDYDELTPENQILCDLDGNVIEGTPGSERSPSSDTAAHAYVYRNMPRVGGVVHTHSTYATAWAARGEAIPCVITAMADEFGGEIPVGPFAIIGDDSIGRGIVETLSGHRSRAVLMQNHGPFTIGKDARDAVKAAVMLEDVARTIHITRQLGEPLPIEQRHIESLFDRYQNVYGQHTPAGTGAAQ, from the coding sequence ATGAGCAGCTTCAGCGACTTCTCGGATCGCGAACTGGATGCCATCAATGCAGTGCGCACAGATGTCGCCAGGCTTCACGGTGAGCTTGTCCGCTACAACCTTGTTGTCTGGACGGGAGGCAATGTCTCCGGCCGGGTGCCCGGCATGGACCTGTTTGTCATCAAGCCCAGCGGCGTGGACTACGACGAACTGACTCCCGAAAACCAGATCCTGTGCGACCTCGACGGCAACGTCATCGAGGGCACGCCCGGTTCAGAGCGCTCCCCGTCCAGCGACACCGCCGCGCACGCCTATGTCTACCGCAACATGCCGCGCGTTGGGGGAGTGGTGCACACCCATTCCACCTATGCCACGGCCTGGGCGGCGCGCGGTGAAGCCATTCCCTGCGTTATCACCGCCATGGCCGACGAGTTCGGCGGTGAAATCCCGGTGGGCCCGTTCGCCATCATCGGTGATGACTCGATCGGGCGGGGCATCGTGGAAACCCTGAGCGGCCACCGCTCCCGGGCAGTGCTCATGCAGAACCACGGCCCCTTCACCATCGGCAAGGACGCCCGGGACGCGGTGAAGGCCGCCGTCATGCTCGAAGACGTTGCCCGGACCATCCACATCACCCGCCAGCTGGGCGAGCCGCTGCCGATCGAACAGCGCCACATCGAATCCCTCTTTGACCGCTATCAGAACGTATACGGGCAGCACACGCCCGCTGGAACCGGAGCCGCACAGTGA